In the genome of Hippoglossus hippoglossus isolate fHipHip1 chromosome 12, fHipHip1.pri, whole genome shotgun sequence, one region contains:
- the LOC117772221 gene encoding probable G-protein coupled receptor 21, whose translation MTNFSLDPLNLSSADPLNASAPFCLLEIGYSQIFTTCLLEVSIILLLTVLIISGNLVVIFVFHCAPLLSQHTTSAFIQTMAYADLLVGVSCLFPSLSLLHHLQGLDPKLTCQVFGYMVSVLKSVSMVSLACVSVDRYIAITRPLTYASLVTPCRVRCCIILIWLYSALVFLPSFLGWGKPGYHGDVVEWCAVEWRTSPAFTSFIVALLYAPAALTVCFTYANIFKICRQHTREISERHARYRPQQLQGPGLTVGSVVKDNSAAEHGQFPQPQNLQHHQPQYQEPTSTYSDKRYAMVLFRITSVFYILWLPYILYFLLESGGIYHHPAASFLTTWLAISNSFCNCLIYSLSNSAFRKGLKRLCSFCLQRRSNGFGVSNTKKTFVGSVEKGCAGPGYGYGHGEIRIGTTCHV comes from the coding sequence ATGACGAATTTTTCCCTGGATCCACTGAACCTGAGCTCCGCTGACCCATTAAACGCATCTGCTCCCTTCTGCCTGCTGGAGATAGGCTATTCCCAGATTTTCACCACCTGCCTCCTTGAAGTGTCTATCATACTTCTCCTCACTGTTCTCATTATTTCTGGCAATCTGGTGGTGatttttgtgtttcactgtgcCCCCTTGCTGAGCCAGCACACCACCAGTGCTTTCATCCAGACTATGGCATATGCTGATCTGCTGGTGGGGGTCAGCTGCCTGTTCCCCTCCCTgtccctcctccatcacctgCAGGGCCTCGACCCCAAACTCACCTGCCAGGTGTTCGGGTACATGGTGTCTGTTTTGAAGTCCGTTTCAATGGTGTCGTTGGCGTGTGTCAGTGTGGACCGCTACATCGCCATCACACGACCTCTGACTTACGCGTCGCTAGTAACACCCTGTCGAGTGCGCTGCTGCATCATTCTGATATGGCTTTATTCTGCTCTGGTGTTTCTCCCATCTTTTCTTGGGTGGGGTAAACCTGGTTACCATGGCGATGTGGTGGAGTGGTGCGCAGTTGAGTGGAGGACTAGTCCGGCTTTTACAAGCTTTATCGTTGCACTGCTCTATGCCCCAGCAGCTCTCACTGTCTGCTTCACCTATGCCAATATCTTCAAGATCTGCCGACAGCACACCCGGGAGATCAGCGAGCGCCATGCGCGTTACCGACCCCAACAGCTGCAGGGCCCAGGATTGACTGTGGGATCTGTGGTCAAGGACAACAGCGCAGCAGAACATGGGCAGTTCCCCCAACCACAGAACCTCCAACACCACCAACCGCAGTATCAGGAGCCCACATCAACATACTCAGACAAGCGATACGCTATGGTACTGTTCCGCATTACAAGTGTGTTTTATATCCTGTGGTTGCCCTACATTCTTTACTTTCTGTTGGAGAGTGGAGGGATCTACCACCACCCTGCAGCATCGTTCCTCACCACATGGCTGGCCATCAGCAACAGCTTCTGTAACTGTCTCATCTACAGCCTCTCCAACTCTGCCTTCAGGAAAGGCCTCAAACGCCTCTGCTCCTTCTGTTTACAGCGCAGGAGCAATGGCTTTGGGGTTAGCAACACCAAAAAGACTTTCGTCGGCTCCGTGGAAAAGGGATGTGCGGGGCCAGGGTATGGATACGGCCATGGCGAAATCCGAATCGGCACAACATGTCATGTGTAG